A single Musa acuminata AAA Group cultivar baxijiao chromosome BXJ2-1, Cavendish_Baxijiao_AAA, whole genome shotgun sequence DNA region contains:
- the LOC103995757 gene encoding calmodulin-binding protein 60 D isoform X1 produces MVSTECSLSPFLDRFCPERQSSVFSAEDAHRDIWDLDRGMQRPGRYERQGTLPREKRGLEARDRDGLQPEPKRSKVPALASVIVEALKVDSLQKICSSLEPILRRVVSEEVERALAKLGPARIGGRCSPKQIEGPDGRNLQLHFRTRLSLPLFTGGKVEGEQGAAIHVVLLDANSGHVVSSGPEASAKLDVLVLEGDFNDEDDENWTEEDFESHVVKEREGKRPLLTGDVQVSLKDGVGSLGELNFTDNSSWIRSRKFRLGLKIASGYCEGIRIREAKTEAFVVKDHRGELYKKHYPPALKDEVWRLEKIGKDGSFHKRLNSNGINTVEDFLRLVVRDPQRLRNILGTGMSNKMWDILVEHAKTCVLSGKYYVYYSDETRDVGAIFNNISEFCGLIAGGQFCSAGGLNDSQKVFADTLVKKAYDNWMHAIAYDSHTLLDNTKSKKATASLLQESPLVSSLNHPSLHDQHISQFHPQSSVPLQHQPVAIADTAEGYNGSRATRYSNLPQDADLNAQMPIQSTSFAFQNQSSSSSHQSHFRRDDRAGLALAPPLHQPSMEFQPYEDWSCQQDDFLSEEEIRLRSHEMLENEDMQHLLRNLSVVGASTSLHEDGYGFPPYVPSLCSNFNDDDDERSRPSGRAVVGWLKIKAAMRWGIFVRKKAAERRAAQLVELED; encoded by the exons ATGGTTTCGACCGAGTGTTCTCTTTCGCCATTTTTGGATAGGTTTTGTCCGGAAAGACAGTCTTCTGTTTTCAGTGCCGAAGATG CCCATAGAGATATCTGGGATTTGGATCGCGGAATGCAGCGGCCCGGGAGGTATGAGCGGCAGGGGACGCTGCCGAGGGAGAAGCGGGGGTTGGAAGCAAGGGACAGGGACGGCTTGCAACCCGAGCCCAAGCGGTCTAAGGTTCCGGCCCTCGCGAG TGTGATCGTTGAGGCATTGAAAGTGGACAGTCTGCAGAAAATCTGTTCGTCATTGGAGCCCATCCTTCGTAGAGTT GTCAGTGAAGAAGTGGAACGAGCCTTAGCAAAGTTGGGTCCTGCCAGGATTGGTGGAAG GTGTTCACCAAAACAAATAGAAGGACCTGATGGAAGAAACCTACAGTTGCACTTCAGGACGAGGCTATCGCTTCCTCTTTTTACAGGTGGAAAAGTAGAAGGGGAACAGGGAGCTGCAATTCATGTTGTATTACTTGATGCAAATTCTGGTCATGTGGTAAGCTCAGGACCTGAGGCATCTGCAAAGCTAGATGTTTTAGTTCTAGAgggtgattttaatgatgaagatgatgagaaTTGGACGGAAGAAGATTTTGAGAGCCATGTAGTTAAAGAGCGTGAAGGAAAGAGACCACTTTTGACAGGGGACGTACAGGTTTCTTTGAAAGATGGTGTTGGTAGCCTCGGAGAGCTTAATTTTACTGATAATTCTAGTTGGATCCGAAGCAGAAAATTTAGACTTGGTTTGAAGATTGCCTCAGGCTATTGTGAGGGTATTCGTATACGTGAAGCAAAGACAGAAGCTTTCGTGGTTAAGGATCATAGAGGAGAAT TGTACAAGAAACATTATCCACCTGCCTTGAAGGATGAAGTTTGGAGATTGGAAAAGATTGGCAAGGATGGGTCATTCCACAAGAGGTTGAATAGCAACGGAATTAACACAGTCGAAGATTTCCTCAGGCTTGTTGTCAGAGATCCCCAAAGATTGCGTAAT ATCCTGGGAACTGGTATGTCAAATAAGATGTGGGATATCCTTGTGGAGCATGCGAAGACTTGTGTCTTAAGTGGAAAGTACTATGTATACTACTCAGATGAAACGAGGGATGTTGGTGCTATTTTCAACAACATCTCTGAGTTCTGTGGCTTAATCGCTGGAGGGCAGTTCTGTTCAGCAGGAGGACTTAATGACAGTCAGAAG GTTTTTGCAGATACATTGGTCAAAAAggcatacgacaattggatgcaTGCCATAGCATATGACAGTCACACCCTCTTGGACAACACAAAGAGCAAGAAAGCAACCGCTTCCTTGCTACAAGAATCCCCATTGGTTTCATCATTGAATCATCCTTCTTTGCATGACCAGCATATCTCTCAGTTTCACCCTCAGTCTTCAGTTCCCTTACAGCACCAACCAGTAGCAATTGCTGATACCGCCGAAG gaTATAATGGGAGTCGAGCTACTCGGTACTCTAACCTTCCACAAGATGCAGATTTAAATGCTCAAATGCCGATCCAAAGCACTTCCTTTGCTTTCCAAAACCAGTCAAGTAGCTCCTCTCACCAGTCCCATTTCAGAAGAGACGATCGTGCAGGTCTTGCACTCGCTCCACCACTACATCAACCGAGCATGGAATTCCAACCATACGAAGACTGGTCGTGCCAACAGGATGACTTCCTCTCGGAGGAGGAGATCCGGTTGAGAAGCCACGAGATGCTGGAGAATGAGGACATGCAGCACTTACTCCGCAACTTAAGTGTTGTTGGAGCTTCCACGAGTCTGCATGAGGATGGATATGGCTTCCCACCGTACGTGCCTTCGCTGTGCTCCAACTTCAACGATGACGATGACGAACGGAGCCGTCCATCGGGTAGGGCGGTGGTTGGGTGGCTTAAGATCAAGGCGGCCATGCGATGGGGGATATTTGTGCGGAAGAAGGCAGCCGAGAGAAGAGCGGCACAGCTTGTTGAGCTCGAGGACTAG
- the LOC103995757 gene encoding calmodulin-binding protein 60 B isoform X2, with protein MQRPGRYERQGTLPREKRGLEARDRDGLQPEPKRSKVPALASVIVEALKVDSLQKICSSLEPILRRVVSEEVERALAKLGPARIGGRCSPKQIEGPDGRNLQLHFRTRLSLPLFTGGKVEGEQGAAIHVVLLDANSGHVVSSGPEASAKLDVLVLEGDFNDEDDENWTEEDFESHVVKEREGKRPLLTGDVQVSLKDGVGSLGELNFTDNSSWIRSRKFRLGLKIASGYCEGIRIREAKTEAFVVKDHRGELYKKHYPPALKDEVWRLEKIGKDGSFHKRLNSNGINTVEDFLRLVVRDPQRLRNILGTGMSNKMWDILVEHAKTCVLSGKYYVYYSDETRDVGAIFNNISEFCGLIAGGQFCSAGGLNDSQKVFADTLVKKAYDNWMHAIAYDSHTLLDNTKSKKATASLLQESPLVSSLNHPSLHDQHISQFHPQSSVPLQHQPVAIADTAEGYNGSRATRYSNLPQDADLNAQMPIQSTSFAFQNQSSSSSHQSHFRRDDRAGLALAPPLHQPSMEFQPYEDWSCQQDDFLSEEEIRLRSHEMLENEDMQHLLRNLSVVGASTSLHEDGYGFPPYVPSLCSNFNDDDDERSRPSGRAVVGWLKIKAAMRWGIFVRKKAAERRAAQLVELED; from the exons ATGCAGCGGCCCGGGAGGTATGAGCGGCAGGGGACGCTGCCGAGGGAGAAGCGGGGGTTGGAAGCAAGGGACAGGGACGGCTTGCAACCCGAGCCCAAGCGGTCTAAGGTTCCGGCCCTCGCGAG TGTGATCGTTGAGGCATTGAAAGTGGACAGTCTGCAGAAAATCTGTTCGTCATTGGAGCCCATCCTTCGTAGAGTT GTCAGTGAAGAAGTGGAACGAGCCTTAGCAAAGTTGGGTCCTGCCAGGATTGGTGGAAG GTGTTCACCAAAACAAATAGAAGGACCTGATGGAAGAAACCTACAGTTGCACTTCAGGACGAGGCTATCGCTTCCTCTTTTTACAGGTGGAAAAGTAGAAGGGGAACAGGGAGCTGCAATTCATGTTGTATTACTTGATGCAAATTCTGGTCATGTGGTAAGCTCAGGACCTGAGGCATCTGCAAAGCTAGATGTTTTAGTTCTAGAgggtgattttaatgatgaagatgatgagaaTTGGACGGAAGAAGATTTTGAGAGCCATGTAGTTAAAGAGCGTGAAGGAAAGAGACCACTTTTGACAGGGGACGTACAGGTTTCTTTGAAAGATGGTGTTGGTAGCCTCGGAGAGCTTAATTTTACTGATAATTCTAGTTGGATCCGAAGCAGAAAATTTAGACTTGGTTTGAAGATTGCCTCAGGCTATTGTGAGGGTATTCGTATACGTGAAGCAAAGACAGAAGCTTTCGTGGTTAAGGATCATAGAGGAGAAT TGTACAAGAAACATTATCCACCTGCCTTGAAGGATGAAGTTTGGAGATTGGAAAAGATTGGCAAGGATGGGTCATTCCACAAGAGGTTGAATAGCAACGGAATTAACACAGTCGAAGATTTCCTCAGGCTTGTTGTCAGAGATCCCCAAAGATTGCGTAAT ATCCTGGGAACTGGTATGTCAAATAAGATGTGGGATATCCTTGTGGAGCATGCGAAGACTTGTGTCTTAAGTGGAAAGTACTATGTATACTACTCAGATGAAACGAGGGATGTTGGTGCTATTTTCAACAACATCTCTGAGTTCTGTGGCTTAATCGCTGGAGGGCAGTTCTGTTCAGCAGGAGGACTTAATGACAGTCAGAAG GTTTTTGCAGATACATTGGTCAAAAAggcatacgacaattggatgcaTGCCATAGCATATGACAGTCACACCCTCTTGGACAACACAAAGAGCAAGAAAGCAACCGCTTCCTTGCTACAAGAATCCCCATTGGTTTCATCATTGAATCATCCTTCTTTGCATGACCAGCATATCTCTCAGTTTCACCCTCAGTCTTCAGTTCCCTTACAGCACCAACCAGTAGCAATTGCTGATACCGCCGAAG gaTATAATGGGAGTCGAGCTACTCGGTACTCTAACCTTCCACAAGATGCAGATTTAAATGCTCAAATGCCGATCCAAAGCACTTCCTTTGCTTTCCAAAACCAGTCAAGTAGCTCCTCTCACCAGTCCCATTTCAGAAGAGACGATCGTGCAGGTCTTGCACTCGCTCCACCACTACATCAACCGAGCATGGAATTCCAACCATACGAAGACTGGTCGTGCCAACAGGATGACTTCCTCTCGGAGGAGGAGATCCGGTTGAGAAGCCACGAGATGCTGGAGAATGAGGACATGCAGCACTTACTCCGCAACTTAAGTGTTGTTGGAGCTTCCACGAGTCTGCATGAGGATGGATATGGCTTCCCACCGTACGTGCCTTCGCTGTGCTCCAACTTCAACGATGACGATGACGAACGGAGCCGTCCATCGGGTAGGGCGGTGGTTGGGTGGCTTAAGATCAAGGCGGCCATGCGATGGGGGATATTTGTGCGGAAGAAGGCAGCCGAGAGAAGAGCGGCACAGCTTGTTGAGCTCGAGGACTAG
- the LOC103995750 gene encoding general transcription and DNA repair factor IIH subunit TFB1-1, with amino-acid sequence MAAISKVAKYKTTVKEPGIPGVLNMMEDVFTFTPHDPRSAMKLRVDFRNIKGHKFSKDGSKQALLNLTQDSEKGGGYIFEFNNFTERNDCRDFVGKVLGKFQALVSKQNDEPASEKSAVSLEQLSTIEMERRMKLLREDSELQKLHKELVIGNVLTESEFWATRKNLLDDDSDRTLKQRTGFKSAMLADIRPSTDGRTNKVTFSLTPEIIHQIFAEKPAVHRAFLNFVPSKMTEKDFWTKYCRAEYLHRTKNSVAAAAEAAEDEELAVFLKHDDILADEARRKIRRVDPTLDMEADLGDDYIHLPDHGILRDGSKETADSENDLARRTLAQDVNRHAAVVLEGRALDIELGDTRAVAEALARSKQESSADTLDENSNLERQERVSRMTEIEDLQAPHSLPYAPLCIKDPREYFDSQQVNALKALGGTGAGSKTIDYSLNTEEAYSYLMHQISEVKAQGLHNPIVQSEVASKVLSGLTQQISSTRYHLGKNPQESVLDRLPKRTKDEIMLHWTSIQELLRHFWSSYPITTSYLYNKVLRLKSAMTDIYQKLKAIKDVQSDFRHQISLLVQPMLQALDAAFAHYDAEEHKHSKKNGSKPNGFVQ; translated from the exons ATGGCGGCGATCAGCAAGGTGGCCAAGTATAAGACGACGGTGAAAGAGCCCGGGATTCCGGGCGTGCTTAATATG ATGGAGGATGTATTTACTTTTACTCCTCATGATCCTAGATCAGCGATGAAGCTTAGAGTGGACTTTAGAAACATTAAAG GTCATAAATTCAGTAAAGATGGTTCAAAGCAAGCATTATTAAATCTTACACAAGATTCTGAAAAG GGGGGAGGCTACATTTTTGAGTTTAATAATTTTACTGAACGTAATGATTGTCGAGATTTTGTAG GGAAAGTTCTAGGGAAGTTCCAGGCTTTGGTGTCCAAGCAAAATGATGAACCGGCCTCTGAGAAATCTGCTGTATCACTTGAACAACTTAGCACTATAGAGATGGAACGCAGAATGAAGTTGTTGCGGGAAGATAG TGAATTGCAAAAGCTGCACAAGGAGCTCGTCATTGGCAATGTGCTGACGGAATCTGAGTTTTGGGCTACAAGAAAG AATCTACTAGACGATGATTCTGATAGAACATTAAAGCAACGGACAGGGTTTAAAAGTGCTATGCTTGCAGATATAAGGCCATCAACTGATGGTCGG ACCAATAAGGTCACGTTTAGCCTTACGCCGGAGATTATTCACCAG ATTTTCGCTGAAAAACCTGCTGTTCATCGGGCATTTTTGAATTTTGTTCCAAGCAAG ATGACAGAAAAGGATTTCTGGACAAAATACTGTAGAGCTGAATATCTCCACAGGACAAAAAATTCTGTAGCCGCTGCAGCAGAGGCAGCTGAAGATGAAGAACTTGCTGTCTTTCTGAAGCATGATGACATATTGGCTGATGAAGCTCGGCGTAAG ATCAGACGGGTTGATCCAACCTTGGACATGGAAGCTGATTTAGGTGATGACTACATCCATCTTCCT GATCATGGAATTCTTCGTGATGGTAGCAAAGAGACTGCAGATTCGGAGAATGATTTAGCTCGGAGGACTCTTGCACAAGATGTTAATCGTCATGCGGCTGTTGTTCTTGAAGGGAGGGCACTAG ATATTGAATTGGGAGATACGCGAGCTGTAGCTGAAGCACTTGCTAGGTCCAAACAAG AGTCATCTGCTGATACTTTAGATGAGAATTCTAATCTAGAACGACAAGAAAGAGTTTCACGTATGACCGAGATTGAAGATCTTCAGGCTCCTCATAGCCTTCCATATGCACCACTTTGCATCAAG GATCCACGGGAGTATTTTGATTCTCAACAAGTCAATGCGCTTAAAGCTTTAGGCGGCACTGGTGCTGGTTCCAAAACAATCGATTACAGCCTAAATACTGAGGAGGCTTATAGTTATCTAATGCATCAGATCTCTGAGGTGAAAGCTCAAGGGTTGCATAATCCAATTGTTCAATCTGAAGTTGCTTCTAAG GTTCTGAGTGGGCTTACGCAACAGATTTCAAGCACCAGATATCATCTTGGGAAGAATCCTCAGGAGAGCGTTCTTGATAGATTACCTAAAAGGACCAAAGATGAAATTATGCTT CATTGGACATCAATTCAGGAGTTACTTCGTCATTTTTGGTCATCATATCCAATTACAACTAGTTACCTATATAATAAG GTCCTCAGGTTGAAGAGTGCTATGACAGATATCTATCAGAAGCTCAAG GCTATTAAGGATGTGCAATCAGATTTCCGGCATCAGATCTCTCTCCTTGTTCAGCCCATGCTACAG GCTTTGGATGCTGCATTCGCTCATTATGATGCTGAAGAACATAAGCATTCCAAAAAGAATGGGTCTAAACCAAATGGGTTTGTTCAGTAA